A stretch of the Filimonas lacunae genome encodes the following:
- the dnaJ gene encoding molecular chaperone DnaJ: protein MKRDFYEILGVSKTATADEIKKAYRKVAMQFHPDRNPNDKAAEEKFKEAAEAYEILSDADKRAKYDRYGHQAFGPGANAGFGGAGMNMNDIFSQFGDIFGDDMFGSFFGGGGGGRGRGNGGGRPRGVRGSNLRVKIKLTYEEMANGVTKNIKVKKYVPCATCSGSGAKDKNSVQTCTGCNGSGQVKRVTNTFLGQMQTVTTCPTCNGEGVTITAKCGTCKGEGRAYGEETVSIDIPAGVQEGIQLSMSGKGNAGERGGAPGDLIILVEEEAHKELQRDGLNVAFELYLSFTDAVFGTQVEVPTIDGRAKIKIPAGTQSGKIFRLKGKGFPEIQGYQRGDQLIHVNVWTPQQVSAEEKEMLEKLGKSPNFQPQPGKNEKSFFDKIKEAFS, encoded by the coding sequence ATGAAAAGAGATTTTTACGAGATACTTGGTGTTAGCAAAACTGCCACTGCGGATGAAATAAAAAAGGCATATCGTAAGGTTGCCATGCAGTTTCACCCCGACAGAAACCCTAACGACAAAGCTGCAGAAGAGAAATTCAAAGAAGCAGCAGAGGCGTACGAAATATTGAGTGACGCCGATAAGCGCGCTAAGTATGATCGTTACGGCCATCAGGCCTTTGGCCCGGGCGCGAATGCTGGTTTCGGTGGAGCAGGCATGAACATGAACGATATCTTCAGCCAGTTTGGAGATATTTTTGGCGATGACATGTTTGGCAGCTTCTTCGGAGGTGGTGGTGGCGGACGTGGCCGTGGTAATGGTGGCGGTCGTCCACGTGGTGTAAGAGGTAGCAACCTGCGGGTAAAAATCAAACTTACTTACGAGGAAATGGCCAACGGTGTTACTAAAAACATCAAGGTTAAAAAATATGTTCCCTGTGCTACCTGTAGCGGCAGCGGAGCTAAAGATAAAAACAGCGTACAAACCTGTACAGGTTGTAACGGCAGCGGCCAGGTAAAACGTGTTACCAACACTTTTCTGGGGCAGATGCAAACAGTAACCACTTGCCCTACCTGTAATGGAGAAGGCGTTACCATCACTGCTAAATGTGGTACCTGTAAAGGCGAAGGCCGTGCGTATGGCGAAGAAACCGTAAGTATTGATATTCCAGCTGGTGTTCAGGAAGGAATTCAACTGAGCATGAGTGGTAAAGGTAATGCCGGTGAAAGAGGTGGTGCTCCGGGCGATTTAATCATATTAGTAGAAGAAGAAGCACATAAGGAATTACAGCGTGATGGCCTGAATGTGGCTTTCGAACTCTATTTAAGCTTTACCGATGCGGTATTTGGTACACAGGTAGAAGTGCCTACAATTGATGGCAGGGCTAAAATAAAAATACCGGCAGGCACACAAAGCGGCAAGATATTCCGTTTGAAAGGCAAAGGCTTCCCCGAAATTCAGGGCTACCAGAGAGGTGACCAGTTAATTCATGTAAATGTGTGGACGCCACAACAAGTGAGCGCTGAAGAAAAGGAAATGCTGGAAAAATTAGGCAAGAGCCCGAACTTTCAACCGCAACCAGGTAAGAACGAAAAAAGTTTCTTTGATAAAATAAAAGAGGCCTTTAGCTAA
- a CDS encoding class I SAM-dependent rRNA methyltransferase, with protein sequence MTKVILKKKIAQRIANGHPWIFANEVDRVEGGAPEPGAIVDVYYHDNKFCGRGYSNPKSQILVRLLTRKKEDINEQFFYNRILQAWQYRQRTGYTENCRLVFGEADDMPALIIDKFNDYFVIQTLALGIDNWKPAIMNALEKIFKPKGIYERNDVPVRELEGLPQQKGFLSAPFSPEIVINENGLKFHVDIENGQKTGYFLDQQDNRRAIQHIVKGADVLGAFTYTGTFEIHAAHYGAKSVLGLDISENAVNQANRNARLNNLDHICHFEAVNAFDVLKQWTKDGRQYDVVMLDPPAFTKSRENIQKAITGYKEINLRGMKLVKNGGFLVTSSCTNLVQPELFLQTIDMAAKDARKRIRQVTFQAQASDHPIIWGMDNTNYLKFLIVEVCDR encoded by the coding sequence ATGACAAAAGTGATTCTGAAGAAGAAAATAGCCCAGCGCATTGCCAATGGCCATCCCTGGATTTTTGCCAACGAGGTAGACCGTGTAGAAGGCGGTGCTCCAGAACCTGGCGCCATAGTAGACGTTTATTACCACGATAATAAATTTTGCGGCAGAGGATACAGCAACCCAAAATCTCAGATTCTGGTGCGCCTGCTTACACGCAAAAAAGAAGATATTAACGAGCAGTTCTTTTATAACCGCATATTACAGGCCTGGCAATACCGCCAGCGCACCGGTTACACCGAAAACTGCCGCCTGGTGTTTGGCGAAGCCGATGATATGCCAGCGTTGATCATTGATAAGTTTAACGACTACTTTGTTATTCAAACGCTTGCATTAGGTATTGACAACTGGAAGCCTGCTATCATGAATGCCCTGGAAAAAATATTCAAGCCTAAAGGCATTTATGAGCGTAACGATGTACCTGTGCGTGAGCTGGAAGGTTTGCCACAGCAAAAAGGCTTTTTAAGTGCACCTTTTTCGCCGGAAATTGTCATTAACGAAAATGGCCTGAAGTTTCACGTAGATATTGAGAACGGGCAAAAAACCGGCTACTTCCTCGATCAGCAGGATAATCGCCGTGCCATTCAGCATATTGTAAAAGGAGCAGATGTACTGGGTGCTTTTACCTACACCGGTACTTTTGAAATTCATGCAGCGCATTATGGCGCTAAAAGCGTACTGGGACTGGACATTAGCGAAAACGCTGTAAACCAGGCCAACCGTAACGCCAGGCTGAATAACCTGGACCATATTTGCCACTTTGAAGCAGTAAATGCTTTTGACGTGCTAAAGCAGTGGACCAAAGACGGTCGCCAATATGACGTAGTAATGCTGGATCCGCCAGCTTTTACCAAAAGCCGGGAAAACATTCAAAAAGCCATTACCGGATATAAAGAAATTAACCTGCGCGGTATGAAGCTGGTAAAGAATGGTGGCTTTTTAGTAACCAGTAGTTGTACCAACCTGGTGCAGCCCGAACTGTTTTTACAAACTATTGATATGGCTGCCAAAGATGCCCGTAAGCGCATACGCCAGGTAACCTTCCAGGCGCAAGCCAGCGATCACCCGATTATCTGGGGCATGGATAACACTAACTACCTGAAATTTCTGATTGTGGAAGTGTGTGACAGATAA
- a CDS encoding nucleotide exchange factor GrpE encodes MAEKDTLENTQDTVENAETGLNADENAAGSTHLNEPVSANETEKLKEELAEQKDKYLRLMAEFENFKRRTSKERLELMQTAGKEVIVAMLDVLDDCDRAEKQMQKTEDVKQIKEGIQLVFNKLKTTLQGKGLKAMESIRTDFDVEMHEAITEVPVPDESLKGKVIDEVQKGYYLNDKIIRFAKVVVGK; translated from the coding sequence ATGGCAGAGAAAGATACATTGGAAAACACGCAGGATACTGTTGAAAATGCAGAAACGGGTTTAAATGCTGACGAAAATGCAGCTGGCTCTACACATTTGAATGAACCGGTGTCAGCTAATGAAACCGAAAAATTAAAAGAAGAACTGGCCGAGCAAAAAGATAAATATTTGCGTCTGATGGCTGAGTTTGAAAATTTCAAACGCAGAACTTCTAAAGAAAGGCTGGAATTAATGCAAACTGCCGGAAAAGAGGTGATTGTGGCTATGTTAGACGTGCTGGACGATTGCGACCGCGCCGAAAAACAAATGCAGAAAACAGAGGATGTAAAGCAGATTAAAGAAGGTATACAGCTGGTTTTCAATAAATTAAAAACAACCTTACAGGGCAAAGGCTTAAAAGCTATGGAAAGCATCCGTACTGACTTTGATGTAGAAATGCACGAAGCCATTACTGAAGTGCCGGTGCCTGATGAATCCCTTAAAGGCAAAGTGATTGATGAAGTTCAGAAAGGTTACTACCTGAACGACAAAATTATCCGTTTCGCTAAAGTGGTAGTGGGTAAATAA
- a CDS encoding vWA domain-containing protein, giving the protein MRKLLLVISLLFCLAIAGKAQYYLRGEIRDEKGNEISNVKTFLFSRGYIGFLSSSFGIPSRLSIDTITLIAEGYETLKSPVQTNKFQKLVMKMQQATARLTQQHLSSVTKNLKTNRQTIFPQEGESYTNLVENNFVSTLQAPETGFALHVDRAAYSNIRRFLTNDNPAPPDAVRIEEMLNYFNFTLPAVDEDDEEAPARGFTCATQLTTTPWNKENQLLFVNLKAPKLNLAGLPPSNLVFLIDVSGSMDKPNRLPLIQSAFKLLVENLRAIDTVSIVVYGGDIGVKLAPTSGADKQKINDAIDLLVPNGDTPGAGAIKLAYTKAEQSFNSKGNNRVIMATDGDFNVGETSEKALEDLITKEKMSGIYLTCLGVGMGNYKDSKLEMLAKRGNGNFAYLDNINEAEKVLITEFTKTLYAVASDAFVNITFNPKMVKEYRLIGFDNKLDALSDSTSELEGGEVGSGHSMVAVFEIVPQISNKTLTNNDTLIAGRYGSIKLHYKLPSEKKEKIVQQFTIPINYVPIEQADETIRFATSVAMFGELLKQSRFVKDYTWDNAKLLAQQAGKKKLSPLQTEYLGLLDKAKKIYAPAKKKKKNGSEED; this is encoded by the coding sequence TTGCGAAAATTGTTGCTTGTTATATCATTGCTATTTTGCCTGGCAATAGCCGGAAAAGCGCAGTATTACCTGCGTGGCGAAATTCGTGATGAAAAAGGAAACGAGATTTCCAATGTGAAAACATTTCTCTTTTCGCGGGGTTATATTGGCTTTCTCTCCTCCAGCTTTGGCATTCCCAGCCGTTTATCTATAGATACTATTACTTTAATTGCCGAAGGATACGAAACCTTAAAATCTCCGGTACAAACCAATAAGTTTCAGAAACTGGTAATGAAAATGCAGCAGGCTACGGCCCGGCTTACTCAGCAGCATTTATCATCCGTTACCAAAAATCTGAAAACCAACCGGCAAACCATATTTCCCCAGGAAGGAGAAAGCTATACAAATCTGGTAGAAAACAATTTTGTAAGCACCCTACAAGCGCCGGAAACCGGTTTTGCCCTGCATGTAGATCGTGCAGCCTATAGCAATATCAGGCGCTTTTTAACCAACGACAACCCGGCTCCACCCGATGCCGTGCGCATTGAAGAAATGCTCAACTACTTCAACTTTACCCTGCCCGCAGTGGATGAAGATGACGAAGAAGCGCCTGCCCGGGGCTTTACCTGTGCTACACAGTTAACCACAACGCCCTGGAATAAAGAAAACCAGCTGTTGTTTGTGAACCTGAAAGCTCCTAAGTTAAACCTGGCCGGACTTCCGCCCAGCAACCTGGTGTTTTTGATTGACGTGTCCGGCTCTATGGACAAGCCTAACCGCCTGCCATTAATACAGTCGGCCTTTAAATTACTGGTAGAAAACCTGCGCGCTATAGACACTGTAAGCATTGTGGTATATGGTGGTGATATTGGCGTGAAGCTGGCCCCTACCTCCGGTGCCGATAAACAAAAGATCAACGATGCAATAGATTTGCTGGTGCCTAATGGCGATACGCCAGGCGCCGGTGCCATTAAACTGGCTTATACAAAGGCCGAACAATCGTTCAACAGCAAAGGCAATAACCGGGTGATTATGGCTACAGATGGCGATTTCAATGTGGGGGAAACCTCAGAAAAAGCCCTGGAAGATTTAATTACCAAAGAAAAGATGTCTGGCATTTACCTTACCTGTTTGGGTGTAGGAATGGGCAATTATAAAGATAGCAAGCTGGAAATGCTGGCTAAAAGAGGGAATGGCAATTTTGCTTATCTCGATAATATCAATGAAGCAGAAAAAGTATTGATTACCGAGTTTACCAAAACCCTGTATGCAGTAGCCAGTGACGCTTTTGTCAACATCACCTTTAACCCCAAAATGGTGAAGGAATACCGCCTGATTGGTTTTGATAATAAGCTGGATGCCCTTTCTGATAGCACCAGCGAGCTGGAAGGCGGCGAAGTAGGCTCAGGGCATTCTATGGTAGCTGTGTTTGAAATAGTGCCCCAGATCAGCAATAAAACGCTCACCAACAACGACACACTGATAGCAGGCAGATATGGCAGCATTAAGCTGCACTACAAACTACCCTCCGAGAAAAAGGAGAAGATTGTACAGCAGTTTACTATTCCCATCAACTATGTGCCTATTGAGCAGGCAGATGAAACCATCCGCTTTGCCACATCCGTGGCCATGTTTGGTGAGCTGTTAAAACAAAGCCGTTTTGTAAAAGATTATACCTGGGATAACGCGAAACTATTGGCACAACAGGCTGGCAAAAAGAAACTATCCCCATTACAGACAGAATATTTAGGACTGCTGGATAAGGCCAAAAAGATATATGCTCCTGCCAAAAAGAAGAAGAAGAATGGCAGTGAGGAAGATTAA